The following proteins come from a genomic window of Miscanthus floridulus cultivar M001 chromosome 2, ASM1932011v1, whole genome shotgun sequence:
- the LOC136538328 gene encoding receptor-like protein EIX2: protein MAEHARGSQILLIYICLCLLLLSSSVHLAMSRDLDDYGDFDPSFADGSFSDEVSPADDYDNVDESFVDDSFSEEAAPARRLYDNSFNVLNSSSSSNRSGAAFCRLLSLQILDLSNNQLTGELPDCWWEMQALQFMDLSNNSFSGKIPEAPPTHNCSLESLHLAGNSFTGEFPTVIRGCQQLATVDIGNNRFHGDIPRWIGSDAPALKILRLSSNNFTGQIPRELSQLSQLQLLVLAHNGLTGLIPIELGNLESMKHPKINSSIGSLDGSTYQDRIDINWKGQELIFQRILELMTGIDLSGNSLSHCIPEELTNLQGLRFLNLSRNNMSCTIPKNIGSLKYLESLDLSWNELSGPIPPGMSSLQSLNTLNLSNNHLSGKIPTGNQLQTLIDPSIYGNNPDLCGPPLSISCQDPLGAFDVGNGRECQDPWLYYCVIAGIVFGFWLWYGMLFSIVKLRYSVFLFVDRVQYKIMQKVRPINHFLSKEKSDPSSVPMFSTSDTS, encoded by the coding sequence ATGGCAGAGCACGCACGAGGCTCCCAAATCCTTCTCATCTACATCTGCCTCTGCCTCCTGCTACTATCCTCCTCAGTGCACCTGGCGATGAGCAGGGACCTTGATGACTACGGTGACTTTGATCCGAGCTTCGCCGATGGCAGCTTCTCTGATGAGGTGTCACCGGCAGACGACTACGACAACGTCGACGAGAGCTTCGTCGATGATAGCTTCTCTGAAGAGGCAGCACCGGCACGGCGCCTGTACGACAACAGCTTCAACGTGCTcaacagctcctcctcctccaacaGGTCCGGCGCGGCCTTCTGCAGGCTGCTGTCCCTGCAGATACTGGACCTGTCCAACAACCAGCTCACCGGAGAGCTGCCGGACTGCTGGTGGGAGATGCAGGCTCTGCAGTTTATGGACCTATCAAACAACTCTTTCTCGGGTAAGATCCCTGAAGCCCCACCGACCCACAACTGTTCTCTAGAATCGCTCCATCTTGCCGGCAATAGCTTCACTGGAGAATTTCCAACTGTCATTCGGGGATGCCAGCAGCTGGCCACTGTAGATATTGGGAATAACAGGTTCCATGGTGATATTCCTCGCTGGATTGGAAGCGATGCTCCAGCATTGAAAATCCTTAGACTTAGTTCGAACAACTTCACTGGTCAAATTCCTCGGGAGTTATCACAGCTTTCACAACTTCAGTTGCTAGTCTTGGCCCACAATGGATTGACAGGATTGATCCCAATAGAGTTGGGAAACTTAGAGTCCATGAAGCATCCGAAAATTAATTCCAGTATAGGATCGCTAGATGGGTCCACCTATCAGGATAGAATTGACATCAACTGGAAGGGACAAGAGCTGATATTCCAAAGAATACTTGAGCTGATGACGGGCATCGATTTGTCAGGCAATTCACTGTCTCATTGCATCCCTGAAGAGTTAACCAATCTCCAAGGCCTCCGATTTCTGAACCTGTCAAGAAACAATATGTCATGTACCATTCCTAAAAACATTGGTAGCCTCAAATATCTTGAGTCCCTTGATCTTTCCTGGAATGAACTTTCAGGACCCATTCCTCCAGGCATGAGTAGTTTGCAGTCCCTTAACACATTGAATCTCTCAAACAACCATTTGTCAGGCAAGATACCTACCGGGAATCAACTTCAGACACTCATAGACCCATCGATTTACGGCAACAATCCTGACCTCTGTGGACCTCCTTTGAGCATTTCTTGCCAAGATCCGTTAGGTGCATTTGATGTGGGAAATGGCAGAGAATGCCAGGACCCATGGCTGTACTACTGTGTGATCGCTGGAATTGTTTTTGGATTCTGGCTGTGGTATGGGATGCTCTTTTCCATTGTGAAGTTGAGGTATTCTGTTTTCTTGTTTGTTGATCGCGTGCAATACAAAATTATGCAAAAGGTGCGGCCTATCAATCATTTTCTTTCGAAAGAAAAGAGTGATCCATCTTCTGTACCTATGTTTTCTACAAGTGATACAAGCTGA
- the LOC136536282 gene encoding receptor-like protein EIX2, translating to MRLLLRKSDDYMKGPTQMWDVGADDHETFHGAGILEHADLSLDEPEFERILFEDEEGLAGTIPHQLSKLPKNVRSSNTSSNRSGSAFCRLLSLEILDLSNNQFTGELPECWWEMQALQFMDLSNNSFSGEIPAAPLSHNCSLESLHLAGNDFTGFFPSVIKGCSELATLHIGSNRFLGGIPPWIGSGPLSLEILSLRSNNFAGEIPSKLSQLPNLQLLDLANNSLSGSIPKEFGNLTSMKHAKVMPSPLLTDGPKYQDRIDIIWKGRELIFQRTVVQLMIGIDFSSNSLSLCIPEELTNLQGLWFLNLSNNYLSCSIPENIGSLKYLESLDLSQNELSGTIPPDMSNLFSLEMLNLSSYHLSGKIPTGNQLQTLTDPSIYSNNSGLCGYPLDIPCTNASLPSDGGSEDQCEECKDPWLYYCVIAGIVFGFWLWCGMLFSIAKLRRFVFFFSDCKYKIMQKVQPAKQFLSKEDSDPIL from the exons ATGCGTCTGCTGTTAAGGAAATCTGATGATTATATGAAGGGACCAACTCAGATGTGGGATGTTGGGGCAGACGATCATGAGACCTTTCATGGTGCTGGCATTCTTGAACATGCTGATCTCTCACTGGATGAGCCAGAATTTGAACGGATATTATTTGAAGATGAAGAAGGC CTTGCCGGCACCATCCCGCACCAACTGAGTAAACTTCCTAAGAACGTTCGGAGCAGCAACACCTCCTCCAACAGGTCCGGTTCAGCCTTCTGCAGGCTGTTGTCCCTGGAGATACTGGACCTGTCCAACAACCAGTTCACCGGGGAGCTACCGGAGTGCTGGTGGGAGATGCAGGCTCTGCAATTCATGGACCTCTCAAACAATTCCTTCTCAG GTGAAATACCTGCTGCTCCATTGAGCCACAACTGTTCTCTTGAATCGCTTCATTTGGCCGGCAATGACTTCACAGGATTTTTCCCGTCAGTCATAAAGGGATGCAGTGAGCTGGCCACTCTACATATTGGGAGTAACAGATTTCTAGGTGGTATCCCGCCCTGGATAGGAAGTGGTCCTCTGTCGCTGGAGATTCTTAGCCTTAGATCAAACAATTTCGCTGGTGAAATTCCTTCGAAATTATCACAGCTTCCTAATCTCCAATTGCTAGACCTGGCCAACAATAGCCTGTCAGGATCAATACCAAAGGAGTTTGGAAACTTAACTTCCATGAAGCATGCAAAAGTAATGCCCAGTCCGCTATTGACAGATGGGCCTAAATATCAGGATAGAATTGACATTATCTGGAAGGGACGTGAGCTAATTTTTCAAAGAACAGTAGTTCAGTTGATGATTGGTATTGATTTTTCAAGCAATTCACTGTCCCTATGTATCCCTGAAGAATTAACCAATCTCCAAGGCCTTTGGTTTCTGAACTTGTCAAATAATTATCTTTCATGCAGTATTCCTGAAAACATTGGCAGTTTGAAATATCTTGAGTCCCTTGACCTCTCGCAAAATGAGCTTTCAGGAACCATTCCTCCGGACATGAGTAATTTGTTTTCTCTTGAAATGTTGAATCTCTCCAGCTATCATTTATCAGGCAAGATACCTACTGGGAACCAACTTCAGACCCTCACTGACCCGTCAATTTACAGTAACAATTCTGGACTCTGTGGATATCCTTTGGACATTCCATGCACAAATGCTTCACTTCCATCTGATGGAGGTTCTGAGGACCAGTG TGAAGAATGCAAGGACCCATGGCTGTACTACTGTGTGATCGCTGGAATTGTTTTTGGATTCTGGCTGTGGTGTGGGATGCTCTTTTCCATTGCTAAGCTGAGgcgttttgttttcttcttttctgATTGCAAATACAAGATTATGCAAAAGGTGCAGCCTGCCAAACAATTTCTTTCAAAAGAAGACAGTGATCCAATTTTGTAG